One window of the Clupea harengus chromosome 20, Ch_v2.0.2, whole genome shotgun sequence genome contains the following:
- the slc25a43 gene encoding solute carrier family 25 member 43 — MATVKKDDRLTRSQGSLCVGFAGIFSKTATSPLEVVKIVSQVGTFHSKRGFIHSFLLIYQNEGLRAFWKGNMVSCLRLFPYSAIHLATYKKIVHQHMDGLGHISQWQAMVAGGLAGITAALTTYPLEVVETRLIAQNYRESTYRGVLHTLSSIYHNEGLLALYRGFSLTVIGAAPFSIGCYAVYVNLDKLWQESHFRFSSLQNFINGCLAAGVAQTLSFPFETVKRKMQAQSSHLPHYGGVDVHFTGMLDCFRQVIKTKGILTLWSGLTANMVKIVPYFGLLFTCFEMCKQVCLYRNGYIVSPLSYKLKPGVDQSLGPYELQEHRRYLKNTKFQSQNSSIGNRW, encoded by the exons ATGGCAACTGTTAAAAAAGACGATAGATTGACACGCTCGCAGGGGTCCCTCTGTGTTGGTTTTGCTGGGATTTTCAGCAAAACGGCAACTTCCCCTTTGGAGGTTGTAAAAATTGTAAGCCAAGTAGGCACATTTCATAGTAAAAGAGGTTTTATTCACAGCTTTTTACTAATCTACCAGAATGAAGGTCTACGTGCGTTTTGGAAGGGAAATATGGTTTCCTGTCTTCGACTGTTTCCTTACAGTGCAATCCATCTGGCAACTTATAAGAA GATTGTCCACCAACATATGGATGGTTTGGGCCATATATCACAGTGGCAAGCCATGGTGGCTGGAGGCCTAGCAGGAATAACTGCTGCCCTCACCACATACCCTCTGGAGGTGGTAGAAACACGTCTCATTGCCCAGAACTACAGGGAGTCGACCTACAGGGGTGTGCTGCACACCCTCTCTAGCATCTACCACAACGAGGGGCTCCTGGCTCTCTATAGGGGCTTCTCCCTCACTGTGATTG GTGCAGCTCCATTCTCTATTGGCTGCTATGCAGTTTACGTCAACCTGGATAAGTTATGGCAGGAGTCACACTTtcgcttctcttctctgcaAAACTTCATTAATGGTTGCTTAGCAGCAGGAGTGGCCCAGACTCTGTCATTCCCTTTTGAGAcagtgaaacggaaaatgcag gctcAGAGTTCTCACCTGCCGCATTATGGTGGGGTTGATGTCCACTTCACTGGGATGTTGGATTGTTTCAGGCAGGTCATCAAAACCAAGGGCATTCTAACCTTGTGGAGTGGCCTCACAGCCAACATGGTAAAG ATTGTTCCCTATTTTGGCCTACTCTTTACCTGTTTTGAGATGTGCAAACAGGTCTGCCTGTACCGCAACGGTTACATTGTCTCCCCCCTGAGTTACAAGCTGAAACCAGGTGTGGACCAGAGTTTGGGCCCTTATGAGTTGCAGGAGCACAGACGCTACCTCAAAAACACGAAGTTCCAGTCACAGAACTCTTCTATAGGAAACCGTTGGTAA
- the btk gene encoding tyrosine-protein kinase BTK translates to MSERNLEQLFIKRSQQKKKTSPLNYKERLFVLSDEKISYYDYDPEKGKKKSLKGSIELEKIKCVETVIPEDNSPPERLFPFQIIYDEGPLYVFSKSDDIRKLWIRKIRHVVRFNKDLMQKYHPRFWEDGVWRCCQQAVKQAMGCQVLETRNGGFANKSHRKSRKPLPPTPEEEKPSRPLPPQPPQPPPQQGPCPGSTVIAEYSYPPMAPQDLELRKDEEYTILEMSDANWWKARDKYGKEGYIPANYVTEATSGLEKFDWYCKNMNRSQAEHLMKTENKDGGFLVRDSSKAGKYTVSVFSKAGGETVGMCKHYNICTTSQGQFYLAQSHNFSSIPDLINYHQHNSAGLVSRLKHFVSNRVESAPSPFGLGYGVWEIDPTHLTFIKELGCGQFGVVKYGKWQGQHDVAIKMIKEGSMSEDDFIEEAKVMMKLRHQNLVQLYGVCTTQRPIYIVTEFLSNGCLLTYLRETLKGPTPIHLLEMCKDVTEGMAYLESQQFIHRDLAARNCLVAANGDIKVTDFGLSRYVLDDEYTSSAGTKFPVRWSPPEVLLYCKFSSKSDIWAYGVLMWEIYTLGKMPYERLNNSEIVDKVSTGLRLYRPQLANERVYSIMSTCWREKAEERPTFEELASNVQDLLYEMQ, encoded by the exons ATGTCAGAAAGGAACCTAGAGCAGCTCTTCATAAAACGTTCGCAACAGAAGAAAAAGACCTCACCTTTAAACTACAAGGAGAGATTATTTGTTCTCTCAGATGAAAAGATCTCCTACTATGACTATGACCCTGAGAAAGGG aaaaagaaaagtttgAAAGGCTCCATTGAACTCGAAAAGATCAAATGTGTGGAGACTGTAATACCAGAGGACAACTCTCCACCTGAACGACTGTTTCCTTTCCAG atcATCTATGATGAAGGACCTCTCTACGTTTTTTCCAAGTCAGATGACATCCGAAAACTATGGATACGCAAAATCAGGCATG TTGTGAGGTTCAACAAGGACCTGATGCAGAAGTACCACCCTCGCTTCTGGGAAGATGGCGTATGGAGATGCTGTCAGCAGGCTGTGAAACAGGCTATGGGCTGCCAGGTGCTAGAAACCAGGAATGGAG GGTTCGCTAACAAATCCCATCGTAAATCCCGAAAACCTCTCCCACCCACACCGGAGGAG GAGAAGCCCTCCAGACCGCTCCCCCCACAGCCCCCGCAGCCCCCCCCGCAACAGGGCCCGTGCCCAGGCAGCACCGTGATAGCTGAGTACTCATACCCACCCATGGCGCCCCAAGACCTGGAGCTGAGGAAGGACGAGGAGTACACCATCCTGGAAATGAGCGATGCCAACTGGTGGAAGGCCAGGGATAAATACGG GAAGGAAGGGTATATTCCAGCTAATTATGTCACAGAGGCAACGAGCGGACTGGAGAAGTTTGA CTGGTACTGCAAGAATATGAATAGAAGCCAGGCAGAACATTTAATGAAGACAGAG AACAAAGATGGTGGATTCTTAGTACGAGACTCCAGCAAAGCTGGGAAGTACACAGTGTCTGTGTTCTCAAAAGCCGGGGG GGAGACTGTTGGCATGTGTAAACACTACAATATTTGCACCACTTCGCAAGGCCAGTTCTATCTGGCGCAGTCGCACAATTTCAGCTCAATCCCGGACCTCATCAACTACCATCAGCACAACTCAGCAG GTTTAGTAAGTAGGCTGAAGCATTTTGTGTCCAACCGAGTGGAGAGTGCACCGTCCCCTTTTGGCCTTGGGTATG GTGTTTGGGAGATTGACCCTACTCACCTCACCTTTATAAAGGAACTTGGCTGTGGGCAGTTTGGGGTGGTTAAGTACGGGAAGTGGCAGGGACAGCACGATGTAGCCATTAAAATGATCAAAGAGGGATCAATGTCCGAGGATGACTTCATTGAGGAGGCCAAAGTCATGAT GAAGCTCCGTCACCAAAACCTGGTTCAACTGTATGGTGTTTGCACCACACAAAGACCCATTTACATTGTCACGGAGTTCCTCTCAAACGGATGTTTGCTGACTTATCTTCGGGAAACCCTGAAAGGTCCTACCCCTATTCACCTCTTAGAGATGTGCAAGGATGTGACTGAAGGAATGGCTTATCTGGAGTCTCAACAGTTCATCCACAGAGATCTC GCTGCAAGGAACTGTTTGGTAGCTGCCAATGGAGACATCAAAGTGACTGACTTTGGTCTGTCAAG GTATGTGCTGGACGATGAGTATACTAGTTCTGCGGGAACAAAGTTCCCAGTGCGTTGGTCTCCTCCTGAAGTTCTGCTGTACTGCAAGTTCAGTAGCAAGTCTGATATCTGGGCATATG GTGTCCTAATGTGGGAGATATACACTTTGGGGAAAATGCCTTACGAAAGGTTGAATAACTCAGAAATAGTTGACAAGGTGTCAACTGGTCTGCGCCTCTATCGCCCCCAACTGGCCAACGAGAGAGTCTACTCAATCATGAGCACTTGCTGGCGAGAG AAAGCAGAAGAACGACCAACCTTCGAAGAGCTAGCGTCAAATGTCCAAGACTTGCTGTATGAGATGCAGTAG
- the rpl36a gene encoding 60S ribosomal protein L36a — translation MNATIDKKKKTYIRKAFRGQRPLPSCNGFANMVNVPKTRRTYCKKCKKHQPHKVTQYKKGKDSLYAQGKRRYDRKQSGYGGQTKPIFRKKAKTTKKIVLRLECVEPNCRSKRMVPIKRCKHFELGGDKKRKGQVIQF, via the exons ATGAACGCGACAattgacaagaaaaaaaaaacgtatattAGGAAAGCCTTCCGAGGTCAACGTCCTCTTCCCTCTTGCAACGGGTTCGCCAACATG GTGAACGTGCCGAAGACCCGGCGCACGTACTGCAAAAAGTGCAAGAAGCACCAGCCTCACAAAGTTACCCAGTACAAGAAGGGAAAGGATTCTCTTTACGCCCAGG GTAAGCGGAGATACGACCGTAAGCAGTCCGGTTATGGTGGCCAGACCAAGCCTATTTTCCGTAAAAAG GCCAAGACTACAAAGAAGATTGTGCTGAGGCTTGAGTGCGTAGAGCCAAACTGCAGATCAAAGAGGATGGTTCCCATTAAAAGATGCAAGCACTTTGAATTGGGTGGAGACAAGAAGAGAAAG gGCCAGGTCATCCAGTTCTAA
- the gla gene encoding alpha-galactosidase A, producing the protein MINFKVRLCKWAGLHSNKEATPAFLSLRGNVETGCSVQTRRDPILYRMMMIYLLIAVVCVSVHPVQALDNGLALTPTMGWLHWERFMCNIDCNMDPQNCIREELYMQMADVMVKEGWLEAGYEYVCIDDCWPHHQRDAQGRLQADPKRFPSGIKKLADYVHSRGLKLGIYADVGSMTCGGYPGSLGYYETDAKTFAEWGVDLLKFDGCYMNWTMLGEGYKNMSRALNQTGRSIVYSCEWPLYEWPFHEPNYTAIRETCNHWRNFADVYDSWSSVKTILDWTATNQKILTPAAGPGGWNDPDMLVIGNFGLSHSQQQSQMALWAIMAAPLLMSNDLRDICPKSKELLQNRRIIGISQDPLGKQGYRTGTVDSFEMWERPLSGARLALAILNRQEIGGPRGFPLTLATLPSWQYCNPRCNVTQILPTYQELGVQALFSKQILKINPSGTALLTVTQIQDYSGKGY; encoded by the exons atgatTAATTTCAAAGTCCGTCTCTGTAAGTGGGCTGGTCTCCATTCAAACAAGGAAGCTACTCCTGCGTTTTTGTCGCTGCGCGGTAATGTGGAAACAGGTTGCAGTGTACAGACGAGAAGAGACCCCATTCTTTACAGAATGATGATGATTTACCTACTTATAGcggttgtgtgcgtgtctgtccaTCCAGTGCAAGCGTTAGACAATGGTCTTGCCCTGACTCCTACAATGGGATGGTTGCACTGGGAGAGATTCATGTGTAACATTGATTGTAACATGGACCCTCAGAACTGCATAAG AGAGGAGCTGTACATGCAGATGGCTGATGTCATGGTCAAGGAGGGCTGGCTTGAGGCGGGGTATGAGTACGTGTGCATAGACGACTGCTGGCCTCACCACCAGCGAGATGCCCAGGGACGCCTGCAGGCGGACCCCAAGAGATTTCCCAGTGGCATCAAGAAGCTGGCAGACTAT GTTCATTCCAGGGGATTAAAATTGGGAATCTATGCAGATGTGGGGTCCATGACGTGTGGTGGCTATCCTGGTAGCCTTGGCTACTATGAAACTGATGCCAAAACCTTTGCCGAATGGGGGGTGGATTTGTTGAAGTTCGATGGCTGCTATATGAACTGGACTATGCTTGGAGAAG GTTATAAGAATATGTCCAGAGCTTTGAATCAAACTGGAAGAAGCATCGTGTACTCCTGTGAGTGGCCACTATACGAATGGCCATTTCATGAG ccTAATTACACTGCAATACGGGAGACGTGTAACCACTGGCGAAACTTTGCAGACGTGTACGACTCGTGGAGTAGTGTTAAGACCATTCTGGACTGGACAGCGACCAATCAGAAGATCCTCACccctgctgctgggcctggcGGGTGGAATGATCCAGACATG CTGGTCATTGGGAACTTTGGACTGAGTCACAGCCAGCAGCAGTCTCAGATGGCCCTGTGGGCTATCATGGCGGCCCCACTGCTGATGTCCAATGACCTGCGAGACATCTGTCCCAAGTCCAAAGAGCTGCTGCAGAATCGGCGAATCATCGGCATCAGCCAGGACCCACTGGGGAAACAGGGCTACCGGACTGGAACG GTGGACAGCTTTGAGATGTGGGAGCGACCACTATCCGGAGCCAGGCTGGCCCTGGCGATCCTCAACAGGCAGGAGATTGGAGGTCCGAGAGGGTTCCCCCTCACACTGGCTACTCTGCCCAGTTGGCAGTACTGCAACCCCAGGTGTAATGTCACCCAGATCCTGCCCACGTACCAGGAGCTGGGGGTCCAGGCCCTCTTCAGCAAGCAGATACTGAAGATCAACCCCTCAGGCACAGCACTACTGACAGTTACTCAAATTCAGGACTACTCAGGGAAAGGTTATTAA